A window of Ignicoccus hospitalis KIN4/I contains these coding sequences:
- a CDS encoding FAD-binding oxidoreductase, with amino-acid sequence MACPPLDVLCIDDESLLRAYLTDASPLRGNLPQAVLFPSDAAEVAKVIRWANKEKVAVYPYGGGSSLVGSPLPFDGIVVDTSLLLDLEVFEKDKLVLAGAGWRLSELNHVLRRYGLWFPVDPGSVEWATVGGVVATNAGGIRAVKYGLTSDHVRALEFVTPVGEVVWSGAWAKKSSTWLRVHQLLVGSEGTLGIVTKALLTLSRVPERREAVLLLFEEAEEMGEAVLDILELAPSALEFMDPKTVRAVNSRTDMSLKMPEKYLLLVEFDDERSSEKTKLILDKYEGIKEDPETLWKYRKLAGPSLTLVKGSRSDWDVAVPVSLLPEAIKFVYENARDWEVAVFGHAGDGNLHVNLLHPPGEEWVRKAIEKAKEIICEMSKRYKATVSGEHGIGLLKLALLGCEVDEPALELWKAIKKALDPNLILNPGKKIPL; translated from the coding sequence ATGGCTTGCCCTCCCCTCGACGTGCTCTGTATAGACGACGAGAGCTTGTTGAGGGCTTACCTTACCGACGCCTCGCCGCTCCGCGGGAACCTCCCACAAGCCGTCTTGTTCCCCTCGGACGCAGCCGAGGTGGCGAAAGTAATTAGGTGGGCTAACAAGGAGAAGGTGGCAGTTTACCCCTATGGCGGGGGCTCGAGCCTCGTGGGCTCCCCCTTGCCTTTCGACGGGATAGTCGTAGACACTTCGCTCTTGCTGGACTTGGAGGTTTTTGAGAAGGATAAGTTAGTCCTAGCGGGAGCTGGCTGGAGGCTCTCAGAGCTGAACCATGTTTTAAGAAGATACGGCCTTTGGTTCCCCGTGGACCCCGGCAGCGTGGAGTGGGCTACGGTAGGCGGCGTAGTAGCCACCAACGCCGGCGGGATAAGGGCCGTCAAGTACGGTTTGACTTCTGACCACGTGAGGGCGCTCGAGTTCGTTACGCCCGTCGGAGAGGTCGTGTGGAGCGGGGCGTGGGCTAAGAAGAGCAGCACGTGGTTGAGGGTCCACCAACTCTTGGTGGGATCGGAGGGCACTCTAGGCATAGTAACCAAGGCCTTGCTCACGCTCTCGAGGGTTCCCGAGAGGAGGGAAGCTGTCTTGTTGCTATTTGAAGAGGCAGAGGAGATGGGCGAAGCGGTCTTGGATATCCTAGAGTTAGCGCCATCTGCGCTGGAATTCATGGATCCCAAGACAGTGAGGGCGGTAAATTCTAGAACTGATATGTCCTTGAAAATGCCGGAGAAATACTTATTGTTAGTTGAGTTCGACGATGAGCGCTCCTCTGAAAAGACGAAGCTAATCTTGGATAAGTATGAAGGTATCAAGGAAGATCCAGAGACGTTGTGGAAGTACCGCAAGCTGGCCGGTCCTTCCCTCACGCTCGTGAAGGGTTCTAGATCAGACTGGGACGTCGCGGTTCCGGTTAGCCTCTTGCCAGAAGCGATAAAGTTCGTTTATGAGAACGCTCGCGACTGGGAGGTGGCCGTCTTCGGACACGCCGGCGACGGCAACTTGCACGTAAACTTGCTTCACCCTCCGGGAGAGGAGTGGGTTAGAAAGGCTATCGAAAAAGCCAAGGAGATCATCTGCGAAATGAGTAAAAGGTACAAGGCCACAGTTAGCGGCGAACACGGGATAGGGCTCCTCAAGCTGGCCTTGCTAGGCTGCGAGGTCGACGAGCCGGCTTTGGAGCTGTGGAAGGCGATCAAGAAGGCCCTTGATCCCAACCTAATATTAAACCCTGGCAAGAAGATACCGCTGTAA
- a CDS encoding radical SAM protein, with the protein MGKKVASSVCRGEERLYYRFRGTRFYGGISTADVVGCNLRCAFCWSWKATRGIPRTAKFYSPSEVAEKLIRIARERGFELARVSGGEPTLCPTHLLKVIDLVNEAGLTFVLETNGILIGYDKSLAKDLVKRKVFVRVSIKAPTPEAFSRVTGAKKEAFELQIRALKNLIEEGVDPKMVRAAVVLGYGTPQEYADLIKRLEEIHPLLGDVEFEVLTLYPPIMERLKRLGLLPSVYRAPSR; encoded by the coding sequence TTGGGCAAGAAGGTCGCCTCGTCCGTCTGTAGAGGGGAGGAGAGGCTCTACTATAGGTTCCGGGGGACGAGGTTCTACGGCGGCATCTCGACTGCTGACGTTGTCGGTTGTAATCTGAGGTGCGCTTTTTGTTGGAGCTGGAAGGCTACCAGAGGGATACCGAGGACGGCGAAGTTCTACTCTCCTAGCGAAGTAGCTGAGAAGTTGATAAGGATCGCCCGAGAGAGGGGCTTTGAGCTAGCAAGGGTGAGCGGAGGCGAACCCACGCTTTGTCCGACCCACCTCTTGAAAGTTATCGATTTGGTGAACGAAGCCGGCCTAACCTTTGTGTTAGAAACCAACGGAATATTGATAGGTTATGACAAGTCTCTGGCCAAAGATTTAGTCAAGAGGAAAGTGTTCGTGAGGGTCTCGATAAAGGCCCCGACGCCCGAGGCCTTCTCGAGGGTTACGGGGGCCAAGAAGGAGGCCTTTGAGCTCCAAATAAGGGCGTTGAAAAATTTGATCGAGGAGGGGGTCGATCCTAAGATGGTTAGGGCTGCGGTGGTTTTGGGCTACGGGACCCCCCAAGAGTACGCCGATCTGATCAAGAGGCTCGAGGAAATACATCCGTTGCTTGGCGACGTGGAGTTCGAGGTTTTGACGTTGTACCCCCCAATCATGGAGCGGTTGAAGCGACTCGGCCTCCTTCCGAGCGTTTATCGGGCGCCCTCAAGGTGA